A single genomic interval of Oryza sativa Japonica Group chromosome 7, ASM3414082v1 harbors:
- the LOC4343786 gene encoding zinc finger protein 7, producing the protein MERSPEVVQHKAANRAAEDDHTTSIPWLKLGVVDALTAEAGKLPESNPKPAVAAPHRTFSCNYCMRKFFSSQALGGHQNAHKRERCAPRKSHGFQQQHLMVGLSPTAPSSFLHHMRVNPHATILKVNRGYSSADGVVVAKFHGGQMSSSWVPFAVEHGRGSVWPGSFKASSQEQKKRTEEDLDLSLRL; encoded by the coding sequence ATGGAGAGATCACCTGAAGTGGTGCAACACAAGGCAGCAAACCGAGCTGCCGAGGATGATCACACCACCTCGATTCCATGGCTAAAGCTGGGTGTCGTCGATGCACTGACAGCAGAAGCAGGTAAGCTTCCCGAGTCGAATCCGAAgccggccgtggcggcgccgcATAGAACCTTCTCCTGCAACTACTGCATGAGGAAGTTCTTCAGCTCGCAGGCGCTGGGTGGGCACCAGAACGCCCACAAGAGGGAGAGGTGCGCGCCGAGGAAGTCGCACGGCTTCCAGCAGCAGCATCTCATGGTTGGGCTCTCCCCGACTGCACCGTCGTCGTTTCTTCACCACATGAGGGTTAACCCTCACGCCACGATCCTGAAGGTGAACCGTGGCTATTCTTCTGCTGATGGTGTTGTCGTGGCGAAATTCCATGGAGGCCAGATGAGTAGCAGCTGGGTGCCTTTTGCGGTTGAACATGGTAGAGGGTCAGTCTGGCCTGGGAGCTTCAAAGCAAGCTCTCAGGAGCAGAAGAAGCGCACGGAGGAAGATCTTGACTTGAGCCTGCGGTTATAA